Proteins encoded by one window of Actinocorallia herbida:
- a CDS encoding Lrp/AsnC family transcriptional regulator, which translates to MPEPMPDVDALDHRILGLLREDGRRTFSEMAAEIGLSVAAVKRRVDRLRETGVITGFTVQIDHAKLGWGIEAFTELRYQGTTPVDRIMRTATEIPEVQAVFTIAGDPDALIRIRARDLGHLQKIIDRLRRAGDVTGTKTLMVLASWTR; encoded by the coding sequence ATGCCCGAGCCCATGCCCGACGTGGACGCCCTGGACCACCGCATACTCGGCCTGCTCAGGGAGGACGGCCGCAGGACCTTCTCCGAGATGGCCGCCGAGATCGGGCTCTCCGTCGCCGCGGTCAAACGCCGGGTCGACCGCCTCCGCGAGACCGGCGTGATCACCGGCTTCACCGTGCAGATCGACCACGCCAAGCTCGGCTGGGGCATCGAGGCGTTCACCGAACTCCGCTACCAGGGCACCACCCCGGTCGACCGCATCATGCGCACCGCCACCGAGATCCCCGAAGTACAGGCCGTATTCACCATCGCCGGCGACCCCGACGCCCTCATCCGCATCCGCGCCCGCGACCTCGGCCACCTCCAGAAGATCATCGACCGCCTCCGCCGCGCCGGCGACGTCACCGGCACCAAGACCCTCATGGTCCTCGCCTCCTGGACCCGCTGA
- a CDS encoding indolepyruvate ferredoxin oxidoreductase family protein, which yields MSVSPRTVTLEDKYAATDGTVLVSGVQALVRLTLEQRRLDAERGLNTGVFVSGYQGSPLGAVDLEMGRAARHLAPMGVVFRPGLNEELAATAVAGTQVLDRLPGRRHDGIAAFWYGKNPGLDRAADAIRHGNVAGTAPLGGAVAWIGDDPGSKSSTVPSSCEPMCQSLTMPLLAPGSVAEVVELGLHAVALSRATGLWTGLKIIADVADASATVDLALLRKGVPLPDGAPRGTRPALVGPASLDAEHDMLTRRLDLARAYARAHSLNRVTFDARHATLGVLASGTSYAVVERALDDLGLDEAAMDHLGLRLIKLAMPFPVAYDDLAAMTSDLDTVLVVEDKVPFLEGHLKQALYGGARSPRVRGRDLLTARGTLAAEDVAEALAVCVGRDRLPRTTAVLAPAPAPRRRLPLVAARTPFFCSGCPHNASTRTGDGTLVGVGIGCHAMIALDGEGRGTQVGLTQMGGEGAQWIGLAPFTDDPHFVQNLGDGTFHHSGSLAIRAAVAAGVSLTYKLLYNDAVAMTGGQRAEGRLDVPALTHWLATEGVRRIIVTTPEPESYRGVRIAQNAVVRHRDDLPESERELAEVEGVTVLIHDDRCAAEERRLRKRGKLPTPTAKVVVNERVCEGCGDCGEVSTCLSVHPVETEFGRKTRIHQASCNADLSCLKGDCPSFLLVEPGARRPRRAPAAPPVELTEPVSRFPDGPVLLRLPGIGGTGVVTVSQILQMAAHLDGLHAAGLDQTGLAQKGGPVVSDVRISPHPVEGSIRAARGTVDVLLGFDPLGAAADGNLATASAGRTIAVVNTAVVPTAAMVTGRAETPVSFAAATARIESATRAADNLYLDAHGLSEALFDDHMPANLLLVGAAYQHGCVPVSAESIEHAIRLNGAGVEKNLAAFRWGRAAVLDRAAVSRAALPAPPAEASDEAATFEEVLSRRTADLTGYQNAAYARSYADDVRRVAALAVDRAGEDDGTRIALAYARGLHKLMAYKDEYEVARLHLDPAEKARRDHEFGPDAVISVLLHPPLLRAMGLKRKITLRRSAGPVFRALRAARFLRGTPFDPFGHAELRRVERALITEYRTLIDAALPHLTPATAATLTTLAGLPDRIRGYEHLKLTTIATFRTQAQTLLTHLTTSATPV from the coding sequence GTGAGCGTCTCGCCCCGAACGGTGACCCTCGAAGACAAGTACGCGGCGACGGACGGCACGGTCCTCGTCTCGGGAGTGCAGGCGCTGGTCCGGCTGACGCTGGAGCAGCGCCGCCTCGACGCCGAGCGCGGCCTGAACACGGGCGTCTTCGTCTCCGGCTACCAGGGCTCCCCGCTGGGCGCCGTCGATCTGGAGATGGGCCGCGCCGCGCGGCACCTCGCGCCGATGGGCGTGGTGTTCCGGCCCGGCCTGAACGAGGAGCTCGCGGCCACCGCGGTGGCCGGCACCCAGGTGCTCGACCGCCTGCCCGGCCGCCGCCACGACGGGATCGCCGCCTTCTGGTACGGCAAGAACCCGGGGCTCGACCGGGCCGCCGACGCGATCCGGCACGGCAACGTCGCGGGCACCGCGCCGCTCGGCGGGGCCGTGGCCTGGATCGGCGACGACCCGGGCAGCAAGTCCTCGACCGTGCCCAGCTCGTGCGAGCCGATGTGCCAGAGCCTCACCATGCCGCTGCTCGCGCCCGGCTCGGTGGCGGAGGTCGTCGAGCTCGGGCTGCACGCCGTCGCGCTCTCCCGCGCCACCGGCCTGTGGACCGGGCTCAAGATCATCGCGGACGTCGCCGACGCCTCCGCCACCGTCGACCTCGCCCTCCTGCGCAAGGGCGTCCCGCTGCCGGACGGCGCCCCGCGCGGCACCCGGCCCGCGCTCGTCGGACCCGCCTCGCTGGACGCCGAGCACGACATGCTCACCCGTCGGCTCGACCTCGCGCGCGCCTACGCCCGCGCGCACTCCCTCAACCGGGTGACGTTCGACGCACGGCACGCCACGCTGGGCGTCCTCGCCTCCGGCACGTCCTACGCCGTCGTGGAGCGCGCGCTCGACGACCTCGGCCTGGACGAAGCCGCCATGGACCACCTCGGGCTCCGGCTCATCAAGCTCGCCATGCCCTTCCCGGTGGCGTACGACGACCTCGCCGCCATGACGTCGGACCTCGACACCGTGCTCGTGGTGGAGGACAAGGTGCCGTTCCTCGAAGGGCACCTCAAGCAGGCGCTGTACGGCGGCGCGCGGTCGCCCCGGGTGCGGGGCAGGGATCTGCTGACCGCGCGCGGCACCCTCGCGGCCGAGGACGTGGCCGAGGCGCTCGCCGTGTGCGTCGGCCGCGACAGGCTGCCCCGGACCACCGCCGTCCTCGCGCCCGCGCCCGCGCCGCGCCGTCGGCTCCCGCTGGTCGCGGCCCGCACCCCGTTCTTCTGCTCCGGCTGCCCGCACAACGCCTCGACGCGCACCGGCGATGGCACGCTCGTCGGCGTGGGCATCGGCTGCCACGCCATGATCGCCCTGGACGGCGAGGGCCGCGGCACCCAGGTCGGCCTCACCCAGATGGGCGGCGAAGGAGCCCAGTGGATCGGCCTCGCGCCGTTCACCGACGACCCGCACTTCGTGCAGAACCTCGGCGACGGGACCTTCCACCACTCCGGCTCCCTGGCGATCCGCGCCGCCGTCGCCGCCGGGGTCTCGCTCACCTACAAGTTGCTCTACAACGACGCGGTGGCGATGACCGGCGGCCAGCGGGCCGAGGGCCGCCTCGACGTCCCCGCCCTGACGCACTGGCTGGCCACCGAAGGGGTGCGCCGGATCATCGTCACCACACCCGAGCCCGAGTCGTACCGCGGTGTCCGGATCGCCCAGAACGCCGTCGTGCGCCACCGGGACGACCTGCCGGAATCCGAACGGGAGCTCGCCGAGGTCGAGGGCGTCACGGTGCTGATCCACGACGACCGGTGCGCCGCGGAGGAGCGGCGGCTGCGCAAGCGCGGAAAGCTCCCCACGCCGACGGCGAAGGTCGTGGTGAACGAGCGGGTCTGCGAAGGCTGCGGCGACTGCGGCGAGGTCTCGACCTGCCTCTCGGTGCACCCCGTCGAGACCGAGTTCGGCCGCAAGACGCGCATCCACCAGGCGTCCTGCAACGCCGACCTGAGCTGCCTGAAGGGCGACTGCCCCTCGTTCCTGCTCGTCGAACCCGGTGCCCGCAGGCCGCGCCGGGCTCCGGCGGCCCCTCCCGTCGAGCTGACGGAGCCGGTCTCCCGGTTCCCGGACGGGCCGGTGCTGCTGCGCCTGCCGGGGATCGGCGGCACCGGGGTCGTCACGGTCTCGCAGATCCTCCAGATGGCGGCGCACCTCGACGGGCTGCACGCGGCGGGCCTGGACCAGACGGGCCTCGCGCAGAAGGGCGGCCCCGTCGTCAGCGACGTCCGGATCTCCCCGCACCCCGTCGAAGGCTCGATCCGCGCCGCGCGCGGCACCGTCGACGTGCTCCTCGGCTTCGACCCGCTCGGCGCCGCCGCGGACGGCAACCTCGCGACCGCCTCCGCCGGCCGCACGATCGCGGTGGTGAACACCGCGGTCGTGCCCACCGCCGCCATGGTCACCGGCCGCGCCGAGACGCCCGTCTCGTTCGCCGCCGCGACCGCGCGGATCGAGTCCGCGACCCGGGCCGCCGACAACCTGTACCTCGACGCCCACGGTCTGTCCGAGGCCCTGTTCGACGACCACATGCCCGCGAACCTCCTGCTCGTCGGCGCCGCCTACCAGCACGGCTGCGTCCCGGTCTCCGCCGAGTCGATCGAGCACGCGATCCGGCTCAACGGCGCGGGCGTCGAGAAGAACCTGGCGGCCTTCCGGTGGGGCCGCGCCGCGGTCCTCGACCGCGCGGCCGTGTCCCGCGCCGCGCTCCCCGCGCCTCCCGCCGAAGCATCCGACGAGGCCGCGACGTTCGAGGAGGTCCTGTCCCGCCGCACCGCGGATCTGACCGGCTACCAGAACGCGGCTTACGCCCGCTCCTACGCCGACGATGTGCGCCGGGTCGCCGCGCTCGCGGTCGACCGCGCAGGCGAGGACGACGGCACGCGCATCGCCCTGGCCTACGCCCGGGGCCTGCACAAGCTCATGGCCTACAAGGACGAGTACGAGGTCGCCCGGCTCCACCTCGACCCCGCCGAGAAGGCCCGCCGCGACCACGAGTTCGGCCCCGACGCCGTCATCTCGGTTCTGCTGCACCCCCCGCTCCTGCGCGCCATGGGCCTTAAGCGCAAGATCACACTACGCCGCTCCGCAGGCCCCGTCTTCCGCGCTCTGCGCGCCGCCCGGTTCCTCCGCGGCACCCCCTTCGACCCCTTCGGCCACGCCGAGCTCCGCCGTGTCGAACGCGCCCTCATCACCGAATACCGCACCCTCATCGACGCGGCCCTGCCCCACCTCACCCCCGCCACCGCCGCCACCCTCACCACCCTCGCCGGCCTCCCCGACCGGATCCGCGGCTACGAGCACCTCAAACTCACCACCATCGCCACCTTCCGCACCCAGGCCCAGACCCTCCTCACCCACCTGACCACCTCGGCGACCCCGGTCTGA
- the argJ gene encoding bifunctional glutamate N-acetyltransferase/amino-acid acetyltransferase ArgJ, which translates to MQRSNPLGFRTFVANLGIKDGTRDFSVVASEVPCAAAGVFTRSRFAGPSVLLSREHLGDGSVRAVVTVSKNANVATGERGREDAAEVVALAAELVGCAPEEIAIGSTGVIGRRYPMDVMRAGIGKVEPAPEPDFQAVAEAIMTTDTHPKLVRATIGGATLVGVAKGVGMIEPDMATLLTYYFTDARIPAPVLDAMFRRVMDRTFNCVSVDTDTSTSDSAVILANGLAGEVDLAEFEEALHTVALDLTKQVAKDGEGATKLIEVLVDRARDEAQARTVAKAIVNSPLVKTAVHGGDPNWGRVAMAVGKCKDETDIDPDRVEIRFGSLTVYPADAPDLDALTAVMSADEVLIHVSLNTGHAQARVWGCDLSDGYVRINADYTT; encoded by the coding sequence GTGCAGCGGTCGAACCCACTTGGATTCCGGACGTTCGTGGCGAACTTGGGGATCAAGGACGGGACTCGGGACTTCTCGGTGGTGGCGTCGGAGGTGCCGTGCGCGGCGGCGGGGGTGTTCACGCGGTCGCGGTTCGCCGGGCCGAGTGTGCTGCTGAGCCGGGAGCACCTCGGCGACGGGTCGGTGCGGGCGGTCGTCACGGTGTCGAAGAACGCGAACGTCGCGACGGGTGAGCGCGGGCGCGAGGATGCCGCCGAGGTCGTCGCGCTGGCCGCGGAGCTGGTCGGGTGCGCGCCCGAGGAGATCGCGATCGGGTCGACGGGCGTGATCGGCCGGCGCTACCCGATGGACGTCATGCGCGCCGGGATCGGGAAGGTCGAGCCCGCTCCCGAGCCCGACTTCCAGGCTGTCGCCGAGGCCATCATGACGACCGACACCCACCCCAAGCTGGTCCGCGCGACGATCGGCGGGGCGACCCTCGTCGGGGTGGCCAAGGGCGTCGGCATGATCGAGCCGGACATGGCGACCCTGCTCACCTACTACTTCACCGACGCGCGGATCCCCGCGCCGGTGCTCGACGCGATGTTCCGCCGGGTCATGGACCGGACGTTCAACTGCGTCAGCGTCGACACCGACACCTCCACCAGCGACAGCGCGGTCATCCTCGCGAACGGGCTGGCCGGCGAGGTCGACCTCGCGGAGTTCGAGGAGGCGCTGCACACCGTCGCGCTGGACCTCACCAAGCAGGTCGCCAAGGACGGCGAGGGCGCCACCAAGCTCATCGAGGTGCTCGTCGACCGGGCCCGCGACGAGGCCCAGGCCCGCACGGTCGCCAAGGCGATCGTCAACTCGCCCCTGGTCAAGACCGCGGTCCACGGCGGCGACCCGAACTGGGGCCGAGTCGCGATGGCCGTCGGCAAGTGCAAGGACGAGACCGACATCGACCCGGACCGCGTCGAGATCCGCTTCGGCTCCCTCACCGTCTACCCCGCCGACGCCCCCGACCTCGATGCCCTCACCGCCGTCATGTCCGCCGACGAGGTCCTCATCCACGTCTCCCTGAACACCGGCCACGCCCAGGCCCGCGTCTGGGGCTGCGACCTGAGCGACGGCTACGTCCGCATCAACGCCGACTACACCACCTGA